The following DNA comes from Candidatus Nitrosotalea okcheonensis.
CCGCCAGAACCAAATCTGCAATAAAAACACTGGTCTGACTGCATGTACTTGAGTTGTTCAATCTTGATTGCACCTATTTTGAGTGCAATCTTTGTTAAAATTCTGTACTTTACAGGCATGGACGGAATTACCTCCTTAAGGTATACGTTATAGTGATCTGGGCAAAATTTTAGCGTTATATTGCTTGGCTCCTTTGCAGTCTGGCTTACAGTCTTTGCAACCCCTATCTGCTCTCTGATATATTCGTGCTTTGGGCATGGGCAATTTCTTCCTCCAGGATGCTTGTACGCAGGCGTATTTTTCCAGTCAAAGCCAGGATATTCCTTTTCAAAATCGTCCAATGCCTAAAAGACGTGCCTGCTTCTTATAAAACTTCTATGAAATTGGCCTATTCTGTGCTTGATCAAAATGTAAATAAACTGCCATATCTCACAACTACTACATGTCTAAAGAATCTACGCCAAAAAAAACACGTTCTATTAAAAAAGTTACAGAGGGATCTAACACAGCCGAACTAGAGGCAAAGATAGCACAGCTTGAAGCCAAGCTTGCTAATTTATCATCACAGGTCAAGTCTGCAGAACAAAAACCTGCGCAGACTTCATCAAAAACACAACAAAGACCGGCAGCAACAGGTCCAACTCACGGTACACTTCCAGCAGGAATGAAACCAGCAGAAGCTCCAAAACCCGAACCAAAACCACAACAAAGACCGGCAGCAACAGGTCCAACTCACGGTACACTTCCAGCAGGAATGAAACCAGCAGAAGCTCCAAAACCACAATCTGCACCAGAAACAACATCTAGCGTGCATGAACCATCTGCAGGAGAAGTAGCACCTGCATATGCAAAGATAAGCTCAACAGGTTATACTGGTAACAAGTATTTTGCAACAAGAAAGAGATTATCATATCACCCATCAGACAAGCAGTTTACCGGCAGTGTCTCAACAACTAGCACTGTAACTACAACTGCTCCACCACCGCCGGCTCCTGAGTCAAAACATGAATCACAGACAAGCACCTCACGTGGTACACTTCCAGCAGGAACCAAGCCCCAAGAGAAAAAGTCTTTGTGGAAAGCAAAGGGTTCTGATGTAGCAGAGACATATGTTGCAGAAGAAGAACCAAAACCACAACAAAGACCGGCAGCAACAGGTCCAACTCACGGTACACTTCCAGCAGGAATGAAACCAGCAGAAGCTCCAAAACCCGAACCAAAACCACAACAAAGACCGGCAGCAACAGGTCCAACTCACGGTACACTTCCAGCAGGAATGAAACCAGCAGAAGCTCCAAAACCACAATCTGCACCAGAAACAACATCTAGCGTGCATGAACCATCTGCAGGAGAAGTAGCACCTGCATATGCAAAGATAAGCTCAACAGGTTATACTGGTAACAAGTATTTTGCAACAAGAAAGAGATTATCATATCACCCATCAGACAAGCAGTTTACCGGCAGTGTCTCAACAACTAGCACTGCACCACCAGCTGCAGAACCTGCAAAACCAAAATCTACATTCCGCACAACACTTCCAGCAGGATTTAAAGCCTAATTCTTAAAGGCATCTAGCACTTCTTGTGCATGTCCTGCAGGTTTTACTTTTTCAAAAACTTTTAGGATCTTGCCTTTTTCATCTACAAGAAAAGTTGTTCTGTTTACTCCCATGTATTCACGACCCATGAATTGCTTCTTGCCCCATACGCCAAACTTTTTTGCTACATCTTTTTCTGTATCTGCAAGTAAAATAAAAGGAACATTCATTTTCTCACCAAACTTTTTGTGAGACTCTTCATCATCTGGACTGATTCCGATTATCTCAATCCCAGATGTCTTGAATTTTTTGTAATCTTGAGAAAATTCAGCAGCCTCTGTTGTGCATCCTGGCGTGAAATCTTTTGGATAAAAATAGACAACGTATTTTTTGCCCTTGAGATCTGACTTTTTCACTGTCTTGCCTTCTGCATCCTTTAGTGCAAAATCTGGAACTTGATCTCCTTCTGATAACATTTGAGATATGCTGTATACAATCCCTACTTATTTTTTGTCTACGGGGTTCGACTTCTGAACAGAAGTGGGTTTCGAATGTTTTATATTGTATATTCAGAGGTCAGAGTGATTGATGGTGAATCTACGTGCCTGGCTTGCAGAGGCAATAGGGACATATGCCCTTGTCTTCTTTGGACCGTTATCCATCATACTTTCAGTTGCGTATTTTGGCTCGGTACTTACAATTCCATCACTTGTTGTAATAGCACTTGCACATGGTGCTGCCATTGGATTGATGGTTTACACATTTGGCCATGTTTCAGGTGGTCACATCAATCCTGCAGTTACAATATCAATGCTGGTGACTAGACGAATAAATATCAAGGATGGGATTGGTTATATTGTATCTCAATTAATTGGTGCAGTTGTTGCAGCTGCAACGCTCAAGGTAATACTGCCTGACCTTGGTGAAAAGGTGCATTTTGGAACTCAGGGTGGACCTAGCGCGATTTTACACAATAGTGTGGCATCTGGATTTGCAATTGAAGCCATTCTTACATTCTTCTTGGTTACTGTGATCTTCATGACTGCTGTACACAAAAAGGCACCAGCCGGAATGTATGGTCTTGCAATAGGCGGAATGATATTTCTGATACACTTGGTAGGTGTACCATTGACTGGAGCAAGTGTTAATCCTGCAAGAACCTTTGGACCTGCACTCATTTCTGGTTACTGGGATTATCACTGGATGTACTGGGCAGCCCCAATAACAGGTGCGATAATTGCAGGACTGATAATGAACTATATCTTTGTAAAAAAGGCTGAAGAAATAGCATAGATTTTTTCTCTGTTTTTGAAATGTATTATAACGGGTCTGTGTTGAATTTTATTTGTGGACCCGTAGCACAGCTTGGATAGTGCGGACGCTTGCGGAGCGTCAGGTCGTGGGTTCGAGTCCCCCCGGGCCCGTATTACATGTGACTACGAGCCCCGGCTATTTTTGACCAAAATTTTGTCATTTGGCAGAGTTGCGACATACTGCCAGCCTTCCGTTATCATTTTTTCAAACTCTTCGACAGTTACGATTTTTTCTGTGCTGATGTTTTCTTCTTTTTTTGTAGTGACTTCAAGGTCTAGAAATTCCTGACTCTTTCGAAATGCCTCTCGCATCTCATCAGTGAGCAGTTTTGAAAGTATGCTCTTGTTTGTTGTGTATTTTGCTTCAATTGATCCCTTGTGTCCCATGAAAAACACGCGAAAGTCATGAGCAATCTTTCCTCTTGATTCTGCAATCAAGAGTTGTGTGTCAAAGAATGCCCGCAACACATACGGTCTCCACATGAATCTTGGTCTCATTGCTTTTCTTACTTGTTGGCAGATGACAGATGTTGTCATGAATTTTTTTCCTTGATGTTTTCCACGATACGTTATCAGTTTTGACGACGGTGCAATCACTGGACTTTCAGCAGTTAATGTTTCGCCAGATGCCAGTCTTTCATTAAGATATGCAAGTACCTTTTCTGTACCTGATTCTGATATGAAGGTAAAGTAGGTGTGTCCTGCCTTTGAGAGTGTCTTTCGGACTATGACCTTGGGTGGCACCACCTGAAACCTTGCAATTCCAAGAACGATATCGAGTTCTGGCAGGTCTTTTATCATCAGCCCGTCTGACGCATCATGCTTTCCTAATACTTCGGGTCTGAGTCCTGCCTTTCCTATCAGTGCCATTATTGCACCAGTCCTTAGACTTGCCCTGTTGAACAACTCCTTGAGTTCAATGTCGTCTGGCACACGCTCGTTTGCAAGCGAAGGCGTCGAGTCTGCATTTGCGATTTTTATCTTTCGCTTGACCTCAATGTCAAAGTGATGTAGCCATGATTTTACTGAGGTTACAATTGCCTTGATGTATTGAGGTGCCTTGTGTTGTTTTTCCATTGTTGTAATGCTATCCTCTATCAGGTCTGCGACTGCACGCGAGTCCCTTTGTCCTAACTTGACTATCTCAAATGGAGTTGTCTTGTTGTTCTCGCAGAATAGGCTCAGTTTTCGTAGTCTTACATCCGCAGTCACAATACTGCTTCTTGCTAGGTTGTCATACCAGCGTCGTATGTCTTTGTTTGAAAGAAGGTTGTCTTTTTTTGTGATTTTGTTCTGTTTTGCAGTTATTGTTTGGTTTTGTTCATGTGTCAATTTTTTTCCCACATCAGACCGCACTGCTTTGCGGTCCTCATCAAGTCTATCTGCTGCATTAGATAGTATTTGACTTTTTACAGTCGTCTTGGTTTTAAGAGATCTTGCCAATGGATCTGAAAAGATTTTGGAAAAGATAATCCTGTTACACTTCTCCGAAGAGAAGAAAATGCCTGAAATGGAAATATTGTTCATTCATGAGAAAATAATTGTTAAAAATAACCTGTTTTCAATATAGTCAATGGCTAGTACATTCAGAATGGAGCCTTACGAGACAAGAAGTATAGCAAAGAAAATACTTGAAGGCATAAGCCAAGGCAAGACAATCAGTCAGATATCACACGAGCATCCAAAAATTGCAAGTACGACCATACGAAATAGTGTAAGAAGATTAGAGGAGGCTGGGTTTATTGAATAAGAGGATAACCAATGTAGGCAAAAAGGCGCTTGATGCTCGCAAATATCTAGATGAAAAAGAACGAGTAAGCAAAGAAGAAATGATACAAAATTTTGGAGAAGATGTCTATACGAGAGGCAAAGATCTTTTGTGGACTTCGGTTAACAAAAATGGTAAAGAAACTCTAAAACGAGATCCTATCACTGAACACAAATAGAATTTAGTTTTTGTAACCTTTTTCAAAATTTATAATTTGTAAGTTAACCTAGGTTACTCATGGTTAACAGAAGTTAACTGTGGTCAACAGCATTTCTCCTCATACAAGTGTAATTTACTTTTATTCGGTATTTACAAAGTTACTCTAATGCGAACACTAGGAACCAAGGTTAACGATGACATGTATCAAAGATTTCTTGAGTTATCAGATGTTACGCAAGTAACAGTAAGTGAGAACTTGAGAAATTTAATTGAAAAATCGTTAACCAAGAAATCTGATCATATGAAAGATCAAGGTGGAGAATCTAGTATAAACCATATTCTGAGTTGTCCAGATTGTCAAATTGTCCTTGCGGATAAAGGATTCATCACAATGCCTATAGAAATGTACAATAAAATAAGACATTACATCTAAAGATCAAACATCGGTGCTCTTTGCCACATACATTTTTCCGCCCTCCTCTATGAAAGTAACTGTATCTCCTTCCTTTAGTTTGTGTTTGTCTCTGACCTTCTTTGGGATGGTAATCTGAAACTTGTATGTGATTGTGCTCATACCCAGTATTTCTCGTTTTGATTACTTTGACATCCTTGTTATTCTTAATTGTATGAATGATAATGTTGATTAGCATGTCCAAGGAAAGTAAGGAAGGTAAGGATAGAGAGGATAAATTTATGGCAAAAACTGTTGTAATAGTTGGCGGAGCTGCTATACTTTCGTTTGGTGTCTTTCTTTTATTGATTCCAGTTTCATCCATAGGCACTGCTACGGATACTCATGAGGCATGTAATTCTGTTATTGGTACTTTAGGTAAGGTGTTTAGTTCAGAAATAAGCCAGAGATGCCAACAGGTGGAAGACATGGCATTTGGTAGCTATGCACTTATTGGTATAGGTACTTTGTTGGTAATAGTCGGAGCCATTTATAAAAAAATAAAATCATGATGGAATTGATATTTCGTATCTTATTGATCGAGATGACGATTCAGAATTCATAGATGTAACAAAATAACGCTATTTTTGAAGGACAGATACTTGCAAGAAATGTACACTAGAATTTTATTCCAGAGAAGGCTTTTAACTTCATGTCTTGAGGAAACATCTAATCCAGTTCCTAAAGGGTTAATTATTTTTCCTGATCAACCGACGGATACTCGACAGAACAGATATTCCACAACACTTTAGAACCTAATCGGAGCGTCTACCGTGCCAGATTCCTAAAGCAAGAATACCTAGTCCGATTCCTATGATTACAGCTTCAATTCCCCAATGTTCCAAAGTTTTCTTGCCCTCAGGAGAGGTGTATACATTCAGACCCAATTTCTTAACTGCATCTTCATATCCAAATGTGGTATGTACAAAGGCAAGAAATCCTACTACTACGACTAAAATGCCAATTACTTTGGCGACATTTGACATTATTGGATTAATCTCCTACCACTTCTTAAGTCAAATCCATGAGTGAAGCCTTTCAGGTCAAATTATTCAACAAATATGCCATTAATTGCACAGAACTTAAATGAATGATTTTCATGGAAATTCTTATAAAATTACAAGTATCAGTTTAATGTGATGGTAATTCGTAAGAAGAGAGACGATACAAAAATCAGAAATGTATCGGATTTACCTGAAAATGTAAGACGAAAATACCGAAGCGACACTAATCTTGGCACGGTTTTAAGAGATTATGGTGTTACCACAAAGAGTCAACTAAAAAAGAAATTACGAGATAGATAATTACTATTTTATCTTGCCTAATTCTTTTGCCTTATCAGTAGTAATAGATAATGCATATGATAAAAATAACAGACTATTTGCATAATATGTCACAGATTTATTATAGTCAAAATTAACATCTGACATTTCATGTATCAAACCATGACGTATTTTAAACAATTCATGAAAATCATCCCAATTAAAAAAATAATCTACGCCATCTTTTTTCATACTGAACATTTTTGTATTTGCTCTTTCCTTAACCTGTGAAAAAAAAGAATCACAAATTAATTTTGAAAACACAAAATCTATTTCTTGAGGATTTTGAAAATTTATTTCCTTGGATATGATACGTCCGACTGTTATTTTTTCATTTTTTTTGATTTCATCTAAATCAAGAATTGATATCTTGATTTCATCTTTTTCAAATATGCCTTTGGGTTCAAGATGATACCCATCAATGATTTTTCGTGTGAGGTCTTTACAAAAAGATTCTATAAGACTAACTAAACGAATGATCAAGTAATTTTTTAAGCCAGTGGTAGTTTTACTATTCAATTTTTTGGTTTTAAGAGTTTCAAGAATTTGCTCAAGCTCATAGAAAGATTCAGTGAATAAATCTTGTATTGATTTATCGGTAACTTGTATTATTTCATCAATTTGTAATCTTCCTTTATTTGCCATGAGATGTATCACTAGAAGTAATAATTAAGATTGCTTTAAGCAAATTATTTGAATAAATTAAATATTTAGTCTAATCCCATTTGGTTTTTTCTACTCTTGTAGGTATGACAATTAGGACATAACATTTGACAATTATAGGGACTATCATCAGATCTATTACCATTTTTATGATCTGCATCCCATGTTTTTGAAAATTCTCGACAAATTGCACATTTTCCACCTTGTCGCATCAAAGTTTGATGTTGTACTTCTTTAGAAAAATTTCTTCTTGGCACAGGTTCTCTAGATGTAGTGTATTCTCCAGTAGTTTGATGTGTGGTACCACCTCTTCTAAATATTTTCACTAACACAAAAACCACAAACATCAATACAATTCCTACCCAGATGAATGGGATATTAGGTGGTGAATTACTAGACGACGGTGAATTGTTTTGTACATTAGGAGAGGGAGAATAACTTGGTTGCGAAGTTGCTGGCGGTATTACATTTGTCTTGGGAGCTGGTACTGCATTAATTTCTGGCGGAGAATTATTTGGAGAATAAGGTTGTGAGGTTGCTGGTGGAGATCCAGTCTGTTCGAAATTATGATAATTATTTAGTATTTTTTGGCTTTCTTGAGTTAGTGACCATGCTTCAGAATCAAATGTGACAGGTAGTAGTACAAATACTATTAATAAAATTATGAAGATTCGCAACAATTCTAATGTTTGCTAAGTAATAGATTAACTTTGTAACGAGTCTTACAGGGTTCAAATCTTATAATACTCAAAAAATCTTAAGTTCAAATATGTCTCATAGGATCTGAAATTGTTTTTATAGATTGAATCTTAAGACTAGAGGTTGGAAAAAAGAATAGTTTTTGCTTCAATACTTGTAGCAGTAATAGCCGCAATATCTCTGAATTCAGCAATTGCAGATACTGCAATTCCTC
Coding sequences within:
- the bcp gene encoding thioredoxin-dependent thiol peroxidase, which produces MLSEGDQVPDFALKDAEGKTVKKSDLKGKKYVVYFYPKDFTPGCTTEAAEFSQDYKKFKTSGIEIIGISPDDEESHKKFGEKMNVPFILLADTEKDVAKKFGVWGKKQFMGREYMGVNRTTFLVDEKGKILKVFEKVKPAGHAQEVLDAFKN
- a CDS encoding MIP/aquaporin family protein produces the protein MVNLRAWLAEAIGTYALVFFGPLSIILSVAYFGSVLTIPSLVVIALAHGAAIGLMVYTFGHVSGGHINPAVTISMLVTRRINIKDGIGYIVSQLIGAVVAAATLKVILPDLGEKVHFGTQGGPSAILHNSVASGFAIEAILTFFLVTVIFMTAVHKKAPAGMYGLAIGGMIFLIHLVGVPLTGASVNPARTFGPALISGYWDYHWMYWAAPITGAIIAGLIMNYIFVKKAEEIA
- a CDS encoding AbrB/MazE/SpoVT family DNA-binding domain-containing protein yields the protein MSTITYKFQITIPKKVRDKHKLKEGDTVTFIEEGGKMYVAKSTDV
- a CDS encoding HNH endonuclease is translated as MRIFIILLIVFVLLPVTFDSEAWSLTQESQKILNNYHNFEQTGSPPATSQPYSPNNSPPEINAVPAPKTNVIPPATSQPSYSPSPNVQNNSPSSSNSPPNIPFIWVGIVLMFVVFVLVKIFRRGGTTHQTTGEYTTSREPVPRRNFSKEVQHQTLMRQGGKCAICREFSKTWDADHKNGNRSDDSPYNCQMLCPNCHTYKSRKNQMGLD